ACAGACCGAGATCAGGTGAATGTGAGAACACATCAGACATGTGGAAAAAGTGGAAGATGTTTTACTGATTAATAAACTGTTATCTTACTGAATCTCcttaaaataatttgaaacatttattaaaaaccaTGACATTATTTGCTAATGTGTGATGAGTCAGAGTTTGACTGCTGATGATTTCATCCTACCTCAGtttagtgttaatgtttactgcaAAGCATCAGCTGGGGGTTTGTCAAGGAACAGTTATTACAAACACTTTGTatgtttcagtgttttaatgGCTGAGTTCATCTGAAACTGAGAGAATAAACTGAACACAATCACTCAAGGTGAAgaagaaactctctctctctctctcggttatATATGCTCTCCTACTCTTCTCTTCATTCTTCTTGTTTTCTCTCACAATCCCTCtccttcttccttctctctctctctctctctctctctctctctctctctctgtttctctctctctctctctctctctctctctctctctctctctctctctctctctttaataaatagCTCTGAGATGATTCTGtgagaaacaaaaatgattattttctcTGATACAGACACATTAGTTTATCTGTCTTTAGAATGTAGTGTAAATGCTGTGATTATCagtcacacactgtttatagtgTAAATGTTCAGTTATCTACAGTAACAGCTGCTCCAGGACCATGAGAcattgtgttagtttgtgtgtccTCAGGTTGTGATGTACAGCAAAGCAACACAACGCGCTGCAAAAGACATGCAGTGGAGCCGCTGTAGTCCTTCTGTTATTAaagttacacacagacacacacacacacacacacacacacacacacacacacacacacacacacacacacacacacacacagacagacagacagacagacacacacacacacacacacacacacacacacacacacacacacacacacacacacacacacacacacacaataagaagACGTGTGTTTATTTTGCTGTCTGTAAGTGCAGGAGCAGTAATGATTTATCAGCTGTAATAATATGACATTTCTAACAGAAACATTGTAATAAACACGACAGTCATTTGATGATCAGCTAAACAAGTAGAGTGCAATATTgaggattacacacacacacacacacacacacacacacacacacacacacacacacacacacacacacacacacacacacacacggtcttaCCATGGAGCGCATGTTGGCTGCGGGCGGATGAGCTCGTGAGCGGTAAACGTTATGCGTCTGCACGCACGTGCGGATGAAGTCGGGGTCACCGATGTCCGGCAGCATGAAGGCGCGCGCACCGAACGGACCGGACAGCAGCACAGAGATCCACAGGAGCACACAGGTGAGCAGGTCCATGATCACAGAGAACAGGCTGAGATTGtcccggagtgtgtgtgtgtgtgtgtgagtgtgtttgagtgtgtgtgtgtgtgtgagagagagagagagcattaatGAAGCCTGAGTACACCGAGTACTGATGAGTCGCGCGCGCGTCGTGCTGTGGgcaacacacaaacccacccaCTACATCACGAccgccatcatcatcatcaccatcattaaACCCTCATTATATCCACGCAAAATATCTGTAATGTAACTAAAGTCTGCTGGGAATGTTTAAAAAGtcataaaatacaaatttatatcataaatactattaataaaatacaaacatacgTCTTTAACActgcttattatttattaatataaatataaatatatgataatgaTAAAACTGATAAATGAATAGCTACATAAATGTAAAGTGGATGCTTACAggatatttctttatttatgtaacACTTTACTCTTGTCCAGTGGGAGTCTTACACACTTCATTACCCAAGATCCTTTTCGGTGAAGCCGCTGTGGTCACGTGTGTTTTATTAGTGATAATCTCCATGGTAACAGAGACGCCTGCGTCGGACCTGCAGCTGAAACACTGGCAATGAATCGGAGATTAAACGCGACAAGAAACTTGAGACGAGACCGAGATGCAGAAAAAGCGGTGAGTTTCATTCTGACTGAAAACAACAAGGTTTCTGTCTgtaataataaagtgtgtgttttatacagagagaaggaagaagCGCTGCATCCCGTGGGCCACGTCCGAAAGAGTAAGAGCCTCGGACACTAAACCCACCTCATGATCCATGTCACTGCTCTTATTAATGACGTGCTTTAAACAGGGTTCCAGCTCTGGACCTGCACAGACTGAGGGACAGAGAAGACGAGGTgagaaatacatttattttttactttggtGAAAATGTATTACATTAATACACAATGACACTCATCCACTGAACAGCACTGTAGTAATGATGACATGCACAGTGACAGCgatgctttgtgtgtgctgtaaagTTAATAATCATCTTCTCTAAATCTCCTGAGGATGCTGGTGTTATTCCTGTCGTCAGAAAGCCATCCTGCATGATGTCAGCGCTGAGCTGGGGTTCGGCTCCTTCATCCAACACACTGCAGGTgaacatataacatttaaattcaCTGCAAAAAAGCGTGTCAGAGGCTCAGATGGTGACAATAACAGGTAAAAAAGTGCTTCTATAAAGTCTTATGAACATGAACTCGGCCTTTATATACAAGTGCTGTGCTTATTAGTGTTTActgatgttttaatgttttaaagacaaataactttttttttaaagaaaataaacaacaaaaagcttcgtaaataagacaaaataaacaataatagaGATAAAGTAACACTATCATGTATACAAGGgcttataaacattaatattataaacaaaatacaaacataatgtaataaatgttatCAATTGTGAGCAGCGACTCAGGGGCCCAAGCACTGCAGTTCTATTTGCTCTAtaaaagaaatggaaagagtTGTACTTTTTTAAGAGTGTAAGATGTTCCTGATATCTGggacataaaaacaaaagcatttactttttttgtggATATTTATTTAAGGCAGATGTTGATATCTgtgacactgaaacacacattaATAGAAATTAACTTTAGCTTGATTTGATTACTGTAATGGATTTGGCTTGAATGTAAACTCTAAAACATTCAGCTACATTCTGTTGTATAATGTAGTGAGtctcattgtttttgtttgttttctgtgtgtttgttttattatgtcATGTTACCATGGTGACCCCACGAACTGTCATTAACAGgttcattaattttttaataacaagaaGTAGATATACAGTAGAAGTGCATACTAATGAGTCTgtatacagcacacacacacacacacacacacacacacacacacacacacacacacaaacacacacacactcacacacacacacacacacacacacacacacacacacacacacacacacacacatagacacacacactcacacacacacagacacagacacacacacacacacacacacacacagagagagacacacacactcacacacacacagacacacacacagacacacacatatattttaataacaagAAGTAGATATCCAGTAGAAGTGCATACTAATGAGTCTgtatacagcacacacacacacacacacacacacacacacacacacacacacacacacacacacacacacacacacacacacacacacacacacacacacactcacacacacacacacacacacacacacacacacacacacacacacacacacacatagacacacacactcacacacacacagacacagacacacacacacacacacacacacagagagagacacacacactcacacacacacagacacacacacagacacacacatatattttaataacaagAAGTAGATATCCAGTAGAAGTGCATACTAATGAGTCTgtatacagcacacacacacacacacacacacacacacacacacacacacacacacacacacacacacacacatagacacacacatagacacacacacacacacacacacacacacacactgacagtcaggcacacatagacacacacacacacacacacacacacacacacacacacacacacacatagacacagatacacacagacacagacacacacacacacacacacagatacacacacacacacacacacacacacacacacacacacacacacagatacacacagacacacacacacacacacacacacacacacacagatacacacacacagacacacacacacacacacacacacacacagacacacacacacacacacacacacacacacagatacacacacacacacacacacacacacacacacacacacacacacacacatatacacacacacacacacacacacacacacacacacacacatatacacacactcacacacacacacacacacacacacacacacacacacacacacacacacagacacacacatagacacacacactcacacacacacagacacacacactgacacacacacagacacacacacacacacacacacacacacacacagacacacacgcacacacacacacagacacacagacacacacagatacacacacacagacacacacacacagacacacacagacacacagatacacacacacacacacacacacacacagatacaaacagacacacgcacacacacacacacacacacacacacagacacacacacacacagacacacacacacacacacacacagacacacagacacacacacacagacacacacacacacacacacacacacaacacacacacacacacacacacacacacagaacacacacacacacacacacacgcgcacacacacacacacaccacacacagtatacacacacacacacacacacaccacagatacacacacacacacacacacaccacacacacacatatacacacacacacaccacacacacacacacacacacagacacacagacacacacacacacacagacagacacacacacacataccacaccacatacacacacacacacacatatcacgacacacacaccatacacacatacacacacacacacacaacacacacacatacacctcacacacacacacacacacacacacacactcacacacacccacaccacacacacacacacacacacacatacccaccacaacacacatacacacacacacacacacacatacaccacacacacaccacacatacacacactatacacacacacacacacacatacacaccacacagacaccacacacacaataacacacacacacacacacacaccacacacacacacacacacacacctacccacacacacatacaccacacacacacagcacacacacagatacacgcacacacacacacacacacagacacacacacacacacacacacacacacagacacacacacacacacagatacacacacacacacacacacacacacacacacacacacacacagatacacacacacacacacacacacacacacacacacacacacacacacacacacacacacacacacacacacacacacacacacacacacacacacacacacacacacacacacacacacaccatgcccGTTTCAGTATTCCGGTGTGTTTTCTACAGGATGTTGGCTTGGGATCAGAGCAGGATGGAGGTTTCTCAGTGTTGGCGTCTCCTCAGCACAGCTACAGAGACCCGATCATCAGATCACACAGTAATCACCATACAAACATGGAACCACATCCTCTGAGCTCACACACTGTTACTGAGCTCCATCACACACGGACAGATGTGAGCCACGCCCGACCCAGGAAGATGGAAGCAGTGAGTGGTTATTGTTCAAATCACACTCGATGTACAGTAGTGTGAAAaagtcctgatttttttttttttgcacgtttgtcacactttaatgtttgagATCTTcaaagaaatttaaatattagccaaagataacacaagtaaacacaacatgcaggtttttattattaagggaaaacaaaatccaaacccacatggccctgtgtgaaaaagtgtttgcccccccgttaaaacataactgtggtttatcacacctgagtttaatTTCTCTAACCACACCCAGGTAGGAAACTTTAATAGAATATTTTGTATATGTTCCTGTAGACAACCATTAAAGGATTGTTTACAGTGAAattgtggacacacacacacacacacacacacacacacacacacacacacacacacacacacacacacacacacacacacacacacagtgctggaAGTTGTATAGTTCATAACGATTAAATctagaaaaatattaatagatTCCCCAAAGAGGTTTGAGGATCCCTGTGAGAGCAGAAGACCTCTAGAAGTTCTGTAGGATTAAAGCTCTGTAAGTTAAACGTTCTGCAAGTTATACCATGAAAACATCAGGAACAAGAATACACAATAAAACCGATgaacaaataacaataatactgcTTCTATTAATCTCAGTACTATCTATGAACAtgaatcaatgtgtgtgtgtgtgtgtgtgtgtgtgtgtgtgtgtgtgtgtgtgttgtgtgtgtaggaggggGTGATGATGGAGAGGAAACAGCAGGCTGTGATGGAGCAGGTGATGGTGGACCAGCTCTCCAGGTGAAAGTCTTTATTTCTCTAAACACTGCAGTAATAAAAAGTCGTGCTGAGTTCCAGCTTTAAGCAGAACATTTTATGGTTTGTGTTCAGAGCCGTCATCAGTGACCCAGAACAAAACTCCGCAAACTCAGTCAACGTTTCAGCTCGTCATAAGAGGACTTTACACCACACcatgtaagacacacacacacacacacacacacacacacacacacacacacacacacacacacacacacacacacacacacacacacacacacacacacacacacacacacacttttacaatGGGGTTTGTGgcttatttttattaagaaacatttcacattcattaaatgttttctatgtatattttatatatgatgtaaatattaatatttgtaatgtAATTATACACTGCATAGTAAATTAGTAATGTATcgatttaattaaacaaaaataataatttaaacttTGTTATGTTTCctatacaattatttatattatttattcaataatAACATCATTTTTGATCAGTAAggcagaaatataaataaaagtgcaaTGCAATTCAGATTctttggtgtgtgtctgtgagagaacACGTCCAGGTAAGTTTCCCTTTCAGGTAGAACCTTCAGAACATTATGAAGGAACCCAAGTATTTCCCAAAATattactgatgtgtgtgtgtgtgtgtgtgtgtgtgtgtgtgtgtgtgtgtgtgtgtgtgtgtgtgtgtgtgtgtgtgtgtgtgtgtgtgtgtgtgtgtgtgtttacagggtGAAAACTCCGAAATCTTTAACAGAGAACATTCTGTCCCACAAACTGTGCTTTTATGCCAGAATTGTGTCACGGTAAATGTGAACAGATCAGAAAGCTGTGTGTCATTTATGTGTTTAAAGCTTCATCAGTCAGAAAGTGTTCCAAAGACTTCCAAGTGAAGACCCTGTAATTATTCTATCTCTCACTTTAACAGTTGTGGGCGTGAGGCTTGTCGAGAGCTGATTGGCTTCTACTTCACATGTGATCAGACATTAACGGTGTACGAGTACCGCAGCTTTGGGAAGAACAGGTACCAAGTAATCAATCTGTTTATTacctgacctgtgtgtgtgtgtgtgtgtgtgtgtgtgtgtgtgtgtgtgtgtgtgtgtgtgtgtgtgtgtgtgtgtgtgtgtgtgtgagtgagtttgtgtgagtgtgtgtgtgtgtttcttacagGTTTattaactgtgtgtatgtgtgtgtttaatacagGTCTAATGCCCTGCCATTTATTGCACGTGGGGTTTATAGGACACGAGGGAGACCATACTGTCTCTCTGACATCTCACAGGtatcaaattacacacacacacacacacacacacacacacacacacacacacacacacacacacacacacacacacacacacacacacacacacacacacacacacacacacacacacacacacacacagctctttaTTACCTGTCTGTATTATTCAGGGTGCAAATCTGCGATTCAGTACAGATGGACCCCAAGTCCCCGAGAACCTGAGACAGCGGCCGTATCTGTCTCTCAGAGTCACTGATGTGGATGAAGAGTCCAAGAgttcactactgtacacacacacacacacacacacacacacacacacacacacacacacacacacacacacaaacacacacacacacacacacacacacacacacacacacacacacacacacacacacacaaacacacacac
The DNA window shown above is from Tachysurus fulvidraco isolate hzauxx_2018 chromosome 13, HZAU_PFXX_2.0, whole genome shotgun sequence and carries:
- the caps2 gene encoding calcyphosin-2 isoform X2, with protein sequence MNRRLNATRNLRRDRDAEKAREGRSAASRGPRPKEVPALDLHRLRDREDEDAGVIPVVRKPSCMMSALSWGSAPSSNTLQDVGLGSEQDGGFSVLASPQHSYRDPIIRSHSNHHTNMEPHPLSSHTVTELHHTRTDVSHARPRKMEAEGVMMERKQQAVMEQVMVDQLSRAVISDPEQNSANSVNVSARHKRTLHHTICGREACRELIGFYFTCDQTLTVYEYRSFGKNRSNALPFIARGVYRTRGRPYCLSDISQGANLRFSTDGPQVPENLRQRPYLSLRVTDVDEESKSSLLLQFGGTEHYLSEEETNDRRTLNVIQASVRGRLRGRAVRTLVGLGRRLQKLDVQQNGIVGKDQLRACLMEELELKLQEVEALWRLVGLERELMVDYAEVMCAVTGDMNESRKAVFIKVYIKLDPNKTGSVSLTDIEKFYCVNQHRLTENGAEMDFITCVWEAERVNKYVSYAEFQDYYEGLSIEIPSDQVYINILRSTWNI
- the caps2 gene encoding calcyphosin-2 isoform X1 yields the protein MNRRLNATRNLRRDRDAEKAREGRSAASRGPRPKEVPALDLHRLRDREDEDAGVIPVVRKPSCMMSALSWGSAPSSNTLQDVGLGSEQDGGFSVLASPQHSYRDPIIRSHSNHHTNMEPHPLSSHTVTELHHTRTDVSHARPRKMEAEGVMMERKQQAVMEQVMVDQLSRAVISDPEQNSANSVNVSARHKRTLHHTMVKTPKSLTENILSHKLCFYARIVSRCGREACRELIGFYFTCDQTLTVYEYRSFGKNRSNALPFIARGVYRTRGRPYCLSDISQGANLRFSTDGPQVPENLRQRPYLSLRVTDVDEESKSSLLLQFGGTEHYLSEEETNDRRTLNVIQASVRGRLRGRAVRTLVGLGRRLQKLDVQQNGIVGKDQLRACLMEELELKLQEVEALWRLVGLERELMVDYAEVMCAVTGDMNESRKAVFIKVYIKLDPNKTGSVSLTDIEKFYCVNQHRLTENGAEMDFITCVWEAERVNKYVSYAEFQDYYEGLSIEIPSDQVYINILRSTWNI
- the caps2 gene encoding calcyphosin-2 isoform X3, coding for MMSALSWGSAPSSNTLQDVGLGSEQDGGFSVLASPQHSYRDPIIRSHSNHHTNMEPHPLSSHTVTELHHTRTDVSHARPRKMEAEGVMMERKQQAVMEQVMVDQLSRAVISDPEQNSANSVNVSARHKRTLHHTMVKTPKSLTENILSHKLCFYARIVSRCGREACRELIGFYFTCDQTLTVYEYRSFGKNRSNALPFIARGVYRTRGRPYCLSDISQGANLRFSTDGPQVPENLRQRPYLSLRVTDVDEESKSSLLLQFGGTEHYLSEEETNDRRTLNVIQASVRGRLRGRAVRTLVGLGRRLQKLDVQQNGIVGKDQLRACLMEELELKLQEVEALWRLVGLERELMVDYAEVMCAVTGDMNESRKAVFIKVYIKLDPNKTGSVSLTDIEKFYCVNQHRLTENGAEMDFITCVWEAERVNKYVSYAEFQDYYEGLSIEIPSDQVYINILRSTWNI